A segment of the Candidatus Methylacidiphilales bacterium genome:
CCGTCCTCGGCGCCGCCGGCCTGGCGGTGGGCCTCGCCCTCCAAGGCACCCTCTCCAACCTCGCCTCCGGCGTCCTCCTCGCCATCCTCCGCCCGTTCAATGTCGGCGACTTCATCGAGATCCCCGGACATGCGGGCACGGTCGAGGCCGTCCACATCTTCCAGACCCGCCTCGTCACCCTCGATCACCGTGTCGTCATCCTGCCCAATTCACTTCTCACCAACCAACCCCTGGTCAACTGCACCACCAAGGGCACCCGGCGTCTCGACCTGGTCATCGACATCGCTTACGACGAGGACCTCCCCCGGGTCAAAGACACCCTCCTGCAAATCGTGACCGCCAACAAACGTGTCCTGGCCCATCCCGCCCCCGTCATCGGCGTCCTCGCCCTCGCCGCCCACAGCGTGCAGATCGCCGTCCGTCCCTGGGTGGCGGCCGGCGACATCGTCCCCGCCCAATTCGAATTGCTCGAGGCCATCAAGCTGCGCTTCGATGCCGAGGGCGTTGAAATCCCTTTCCCCCAGCGCGTCGTCCACCACGTCGGCAAACCGCCCTCGCCCAAAACCCCATGAAGATCGAAACCTACACCGGCGGACTCGCCGAAACCAACGGCTACCTCATCCAACACGACACGGGTTGGCTGGCCATCGACGCCCCCGAGGGCATGGCGGAATTCTGCTCCGGTAAAACCATCACCGGCCTCGTCCTGACCCACGGCCACTGGGACCACATCTGGGATGGGGCGGAGATCGCCCGTTCCCACCGCTGCCCCGTCTACGGGCATGCCGACGATGCCGACCTCTTTGCCAACCCCAACATGATGTCCGCCTACGGACTTCCGGAAGCGTTGGAAGAAATCGAGCCTGTCCGTTTTCTCAAGGAGGGTGAAACCCTGGACGTCGCGCCATGGGCGTTTTCCATCCTGCACATCCCCGGCCACTGCCCGGGCAGCATCCTGCTCTACGAAAAATCAGCTGGAGTGGTTTTCGGCGGCGA
Coding sequences within it:
- a CDS encoding mechanosensitive ion channel, whose product is MKPPDTLLASLITDMPGWLSSHLTETGWLLGLRVLGSLLIFFTGIWFSRWFARWLRQILDHAGVQQIVASFTTNLLKAVFIVLILVAAVANLGFPITPVLAVLGAAGLAVGLALQGTLSNLASGVLLAILRPFNVGDFIEIPGHAGTVEAVHIFQTRLVTLDHRVVILPNSLLTNQPLVNCTTKGTRRLDLVIDIAYDEDLPRVKDTLLQIVTANKRVLAHPAPVIGVLALAAHSVQIAVRPWVAAGDIVPAQFELLEAIKLRFDAEGVEIPFPQRVVHHVGKPPSPKTP
- a CDS encoding MBL fold metallo-hydrolase, with the translated sequence MKIETYTGGLAETNGYLIQHDTGWLAIDAPEGMAEFCSGKTITGLVLTHGHWDHIWDGAEIARSHRCPVYGHADDADLFANPNMMSAYGLPEALEEIEPVRFLKEGETLDVAPWAFSILHIPGHCPGSILLYEKSAGVVFGGDVLFAGAVGRWDLPRGNQKLLLDGIKKKLLVLPDNTILYPGHGPDTTLGQEKRTNPFCQ